The Sporomusaceae bacterium FL31 sequence AGCCAATTCAAACGATCAGCGTACACGGTGTTGCGATCATGATAGACGCGAAATACCAAAGCCAGCCCTACAGCCACTTCTGTCGCAGCAACGGTAATGGTAAACAATGAAAAAACCTGGCCAGTCAAAAGTTCTGGAGTCACAAATCTTGAGAATGCGACTAAATTGATATTGACAGCATTCAGCATGAGTTCAATACTCATTAACATAGCCACTACGTTACGCTTGGTAAGGATCCCATAGACCCCGATGACGAACAGCACGGCTGCTACTGTCAAATAATGGACTAAGCCAATCATTCTTCCTCCACTCCTTTCGCCAATACAATGGCTCCCACCATGGCTGCCAAGAGCAGCACTGCCGCTACC is a genomic window containing:
- the nuoK_2 gene encoding NADH-quinone oxidoreductase subunit K — its product is MIGLVHYLTVAAVLFVIGVYGILTKRNVVAMLMSIELMLNAVNINLVAFSRFVTPELLTGQVFSLFTITVAATEVAVGLALVFRVYHDRNTVYADRLNWLRW